From the Acidilutibacter cellobiosedens genome, one window contains:
- a CDS encoding bifunctional folylpolyglutamate synthase/dihydrofolate synthase, protein MNYSKALEYIRSVERFGSKLGLDSTRRLLELLGNPHKGLKYVHIAGTNGKGSVVSYIGNMLMETGCKVGVYTSPYLEVFNDRIQINNKNISDEDLTQVIEQVKEKSDYMIKYEGIRPTSFEIITAAAFLYFSNMKVDYVVLEVGLGGRIDSTNVIESSLASVITTIDMDHMDILGDTLGKIAYEKAGIIKEGGLVISYPQKEEALNVIKKVAQDKNAELILCSEDNVSIKSTNDEGAVFDYNYSGHFFKDLNISLLGRYQVFNASLALTTIVTLRDRKFLEIGDEQIRRGLKNTKWKGRMEVLRRNPIFLIDGAHNPQGALSLRESIKLFKYKRLILGIGILKDKDVDSVIKDLVPMADMIIITEPNGVRKMEAEELAEKIRNYSSNIYVEKDIHKAVDYSLKVANPDDMILFSGSLYLVGDVRTIIMNM, encoded by the coding sequence ATGAACTATAGTAAAGCTTTGGAGTATATAAGGAGCGTTGAAAGGTTTGGTTCCAAATTAGGTCTTGATTCTACAAGACGGCTTTTAGAACTTTTAGGTAACCCTCATAAAGGTTTGAAATATGTTCATATTGCGGGAACCAACGGAAAGGGTTCCGTTGTATCCTACATTGGGAATATGCTCATGGAAACGGGTTGTAAAGTGGGAGTTTATACTTCTCCTTATTTGGAGGTTTTTAATGATAGAATTCAAATAAATAACAAAAATATCTCCGATGAGGATTTGACGCAAGTCATAGAACAAGTTAAGGAAAAATCAGACTATATGATTAAATATGAAGGCATTCGTCCCACAAGCTTTGAGATTATAACCGCTGCCGCGTTTTTATATTTTAGCAATATGAAGGTAGATTATGTGGTATTAGAAGTAGGCTTAGGCGGAAGAATTGATTCAACTAATGTGATAGAAAGCTCTTTGGCATCGGTCATCACTACTATCGATATGGATCATATGGATATATTGGGAGATACTTTAGGAAAAATTGCATATGAAAAAGCAGGTATCATAAAAGAGGGAGGATTAGTTATATCATATCCCCAAAAAGAAGAGGCATTAAATGTAATTAAAAAAGTAGCTCAGGATAAAAATGCGGAACTCATATTGTGTTCCGAAGACAATGTGTCTATAAAAAGTACAAATGATGAAGGTGCTGTGTTTGATTATAATTACTCAGGTCACTTTTTTAAGGATCTAAATATTTCATTGCTGGGAAGGTACCAAGTTTTTAATGCATCTTTGGCTTTGACAACGATAGTCACATTGAGAGACAGGAAATTTTTAGAGATAGGTGATGAACAAATAAGGAGAGGGCTTAAGAATACAAAATGGAAAGGAAGAATGGAAGTCTTAAGAAGAAATCCCATTTTTCTTATTGATGGAGCTCATAATCCTCAAGGTGCTTTGTCTTTAAGAGAGTCAATAAAACTATTTAAATATAAGAGGCTTATATTGGGCATAGGAATACTTAAAGATAAGGATGTGGACAGTGTAATAAAAGATTTGGTTCCGATGGCTGATATGATAATAATTACGGAACCCAACGGTGTGAGAAAGATGGAAGCAGAGGAATTAGCTGAAAAAATAAGAAATTATAGTAGCAATATATATGTTGAAAAAGATATTCATAAGGCTGTAGATTATTCACTGAAAGTTGCAAATCCCGATGATATGATATTATTTTCAGGTTCTTTATATTTAGTAGGAGATGTTAGGACAATTATTATGAATATGTAG
- a CDS encoding YncE family protein has translation MKKKGILIVANTGDDSLTIVDFRKKLKVETVSLLSFVNLEKELYLDGFYIGPYEMSMSSEENKIYIVNAYNNTVFKMDMDKRKIEDVVVVGSFPTSIKTFEGYIFISNTDSNSVSILDEKNFQLIQNVPVGEKPVDIEIDRDTKKILVANSNSYSIDVIDINSEGEGKIKLDKNPIKIFIEKGYMYVLSYINNGIINQSNISIINLHDRQIVKSINLKGIFNNMIMINKKFIYLTNIDDGFLYKLDIKEDRILTKNFLKGMPNKILWDKDKMLFITNISENILTIFDIDKDKIYMNINTGKEPNGLLLL, from the coding sequence TTGAAAAAAAAAGGAATATTGATAGTTGCTAATACAGGTGATGATTCTTTAACAATAGTAGATTTTAGAAAAAAATTGAAGGTGGAAACAGTTTCCCTTTTATCCTTTGTTAATTTAGAAAAGGAATTATATTTAGATGGTTTTTATATAGGACCTTATGAGATGAGCATGAGTAGTGAAGAAAATAAGATTTATATTGTAAATGCATACAACAATACCGTATTTAAAATGGATATGGATAAAAGAAAAATTGAAGATGTAGTGGTGGTAGGAAGTTTTCCTACATCAATAAAAACCTTTGAAGGATATATATTTATATCTAATACGGACTCAAATTCTGTTTCAATATTGGATGAAAAAAATTTTCAGTTGATTCAAAATGTTCCTGTAGGAGAAAAACCAGTTGATATAGAAATCGATAGAGATACAAAAAAAATACTTGTAGCTAATTCTAATAGCTACAGTATAGACGTAATAGATATAAATAGTGAAGGGGAAGGAAAGATTAAATTGGATAAAAATCCGATTAAAATATTCATCGAAAAAGGATACATGTATGTTTTGTCCTATATTAACAATGGAATTATAAATCAAAGCAATATTTCAATTATAAATCTTCACGACAGACAAATAGTTAAAAGTATCAATCTAAAAGGTATATTTAATAATATGATAATGATTAATAAAAAATTCATATATCTAACAAATATTGACGATGGTTTTTTATATAAGTTAGATATTAAAGAGGATAGAATATTGACTAAAAATTTTCTTAAAGGCATGCCTAATAAAATACTTTGGGATAAGGATAAAATGTTATTTATAACTAATATATCGGAAAATATATTAACGATTTTTGACATTGATAAGGATAAAATATATATGAATATAAATACGGGAAAAGAACCAAACGGTCTATTATTATTATGA
- a CDS encoding DUF4364 family protein, protein MFVDNSEELAQNKLLLLYIIDKSPKPLTNAEITEFVLDNNYMNFFLVQQFLSELVETNFLKYSDENEKNYYILLNKGKLTLEYFDNRIPKDIKDDIDKKLKIKKIEIMREKQIRGSYIKKNDKEYVVTLKLVEGDTTLFNIDLNVANINQAKLICDNWKKNPDSIYQDILDSIIKLR, encoded by the coding sequence ATGTTTGTTGATAATAGCGAAGAACTTGCTCAAAATAAACTTCTTCTTTTATATATAATAGACAAATCCCCCAAACCTCTTACAAATGCAGAGATAACGGAATTTGTCCTGGATAATAATTATATGAATTTTTTTCTCGTGCAACAATTTTTAAGTGAATTAGTAGAAACAAACTTTTTAAAATATTCCGATGAAAATGAAAAGAATTATTATATTCTTTTAAATAAAGGTAAATTAACTTTAGAATACTTTGATAACAGAATTCCAAAGGATATAAAAGACGATATCGATAAAAAGTTAAAAATAAAAAAGATAGAAATAATGAGAGAAAAGCAGATAAGAGGCAGCTATATTAAAAAAAACGATAAGGAATATGTTGTAACCTTGAAATTGGTTGAAGGGGATACTACTCTATTTAATATTGATTTAAATGTTGCAAATATAAATCAAGCAAAGTTAATATGCGATAATTGGAAAAAAAATCCTGACTCAATATATCAGGATATCTTAGACAGCATCATAAAGCTAAGGTAA
- a CDS encoding polysaccharide deacetylase family protein: protein MKTFKAKGDNILKGAVMIGVLIISIIYTSITYNINVREAFSNIRELPIYSVERNDKKISITFDAAWGIDSTRTILDILDKYNIKSTFFLVGFWVEKYPELVEEISSRGHDIGNHSTNHPYMTKLSEEQMIQELSKTGDQIKEISGKKPILFRPPFGDYNDTVIRVCRENGYYPIQWDVDSLDWKELGVQPVVDRVTRNVRSGSIVLFHNNAKYVAEYLPIVIEKLQKDGYEIIPVSQLIYKDNYYIDNTGRQIKTESNKTD, encoded by the coding sequence TTGAAGACATTTAAAGCGAAAGGAGATAACATTTTAAAAGGAGCAGTAATGATTGGAGTTTTAATTATATCGATTATTTATACCAGTATTACATATAATATCAACGTAAGGGAAGCTTTTTCTAATATTAGGGAATTGCCTATTTACAGTGTAGAAAGAAACGATAAAAAAATATCGATAACGTTCGACGCGGCTTGGGGAATAGACTCTACAAGAACTATATTGGATATATTGGATAAATATAATATAAAATCTACATTTTTTCTTGTGGGATTCTGGGTAGAAAAATATCCTGAACTTGTAGAAGAAATAAGCAGCAGAGGACATGATATAGGAAATCATTCTACCAATCATCCATATATGACAAAATTATCGGAAGAACAAATGATACAGGAGTTAAGTAAAACAGGGGATCAAATTAAAGAGATTTCTGGGAAAAAACCGATATTGTTCAGGCCTCCATTTGGAGATTATAATGACACGGTAATAAGAGTCTGCAGAGAAAACGGTTATTATCCTATACAGTGGGATGTGGATTCTTTGGATTGGAAAGAATTGGGAGTACAACCTGTAGTAGATAGAGTGACAAGAAATGTGAGAAGTGGATCTATAGTGTTGTTTCATAACAACGCAAAATATGTAGCTGAGTATTTACCCATAGTAATAGAAAAGTTACAAAAGGACGGATATGAAATAATACCCGTTTCTCAATTGATATATAAGGATAATTATTATATTGATAATACGGGAAGACAAATAAAAACAGAAAGTAATAAAACTGACTGA
- a CDS encoding single-stranded DNA-binding protein: MVDKVIETNIVKVIGKVKTEMKFSHEMYGEGFYSFELEVPRLSDFADVLPITISERLFVNMDFSVGTYVVIDGQLRSYNRYINNSNKLMLTIFARDIYIPQEDEMEELMKKPNEIFIDGYICKQPVYRTTPFGREISDLLIAVNRPYNKSDYIPCISWGRNARFCEKLLIGDHIKVWGRIQSRNYQKKLSNGEAEVKVAYEVSVSKLEYVKDDNNRTKDYD, translated from the coding sequence ATGGTGGATAAGGTTATTGAAACAAATATAGTCAAGGTAATAGGGAAAGTTAAAACTGAAATGAAATTTAGTCACGAAATGTATGGAGAAGGTTTTTACTCTTTTGAGTTGGAAGTGCCGAGATTGAGTGATTTTGCTGATGTACTGCCAATCACTATTTCCGAAAGGCTTTTTGTAAACATGGATTTTTCGGTTGGCACTTATGTTGTCATTGATGGTCAGCTTAGATCATACAATCGCTACATAAATAATTCCAACAAGCTTATGTTGACAATTTTTGCAAGGGATATTTATATTCCGCAAGAGGATGAAATGGAAGAATTAATGAAAAAGCCCAACGAGATATTTATTGACGGATATATATGCAAACAGCCGGTGTACAGAACAACTCCTTTTGGAAGAGAAATATCCGACCTATTGATCGCTGTTAACAGGCCTTATAATAAGTCTGACTATATTCCTTGCATTTCCTGGGGAAGGAATGCAAGGTTTTGTGAAAAGCTTCTTATAGGGGATCATATTAAGGTATGGGGAAGAATTCAAAGCAGAAATTATCAGAAAAAACTTTCTAATGGAGAAGCGGAAGTAAAAGTTGCTTATGAAGTATCCGTCTCTAAGTTGGAGTATGTAAAAGATGATAATAATAGAACAAAGGATTACGATTAA
- the hpt gene encoding hypoxanthine phosphoribosyltransferase has protein sequence MKKNERKKILFTDEEIQRRNRELGDIISNDYMGKDLVIISLLRGSFIFTSDLVRNIKIPVEIDFMTTSSYGNEKESTGNVEIISRIRSDIKERDVLVVDDIMDTGLTMKYVIDYLKGHSPNSIKTCVFLNKPSRRKIDLKPDYIGFDIPDIFIVGYGLNYGNYYRNMPYIFTFEEDN, from the coding sequence TTGAAAAAGAACGAAAGAAAAAAGATCTTATTTACGGATGAAGAAATTCAACGTAGAAATAGGGAACTGGGAGATATTATTTCTAATGATTATATGGGAAAGGACTTAGTAATTATTTCTTTATTGAGAGGAAGTTTTATATTTACGTCTGACTTGGTCAGAAATATAAAAATTCCCGTTGAGATTGACTTTATGACTACTTCCAGTTATGGAAATGAGAAGGAATCTACAGGAAATGTTGAAATTATTTCTCGTATCAGATCCGATATAAAGGAAAGAGACGTATTGGTAGTTGATGACATAATGGATACAGGACTGACCATGAAGTATGTTATAGATTATTTAAAAGGTCATTCTCCAAATTCCATAAAAACCTGTGTTTTTTTAAATAAACCCAGTAGAAGAAAAATAGATTTAAAGCCTGATTATATTGGCTTTGATATACCGGATATATTTATAGTGGGCTATGGCCTTAATTATGGGAATTATTACAGAAATATGCCTTATATTTTTACATTTGAGGAAGACAATTAA
- the dapD gene encoding 2,3,4,5-tetrahydropyridine-2,6-dicarboxylate N-acetyltransferase: protein MTNDKDFLDDPYKIAQYLKNSQKTTPIKAYVRGNIDNMDLSKFKHFGNNDLTILIGEWADFKDLLEKNGSNIYEYYIENNQRNSAIPLLDIKDINARIEPGAIIRDMVHIGNKAVIMMGAVINIGAVIGDYTMIDMNTVIGSRAQIGKNVHVGAGAVIAGLLEPPNKTPVIIEDEVLIGANAVVLEGVRVGKGSVVAAGSVVTMDVPPNSVVAGIPAKFIKEKDNKTKNKTAIVKEIRE from the coding sequence ATGACTAATGATAAAGATTTCTTGGATGATCCCTATAAGATAGCCCAATATTTGAAAAACTCACAAAAAACTACTCCGATAAAGGCGTATGTCAGAGGTAATATAGATAATATGGATTTATCCAAATTTAAACATTTTGGAAATAACGATCTCACAATATTAATCGGAGAATGGGCAGACTTTAAAGATCTCCTTGAAAAGAACGGTAGTAATATTTACGAATATTACATTGAAAATAATCAAAGGAATTCAGCAATTCCACTATTGGATATAAAAGATATCAATGCAAGAATTGAACCGGGAGCTATAATCAGAGACATGGTTCATATAGGAAACAAGGCCGTAATAATGATGGGAGCCGTAATAAATATAGGAGCTGTAATTGGCGATTATACTATGATAGACATGAACACGGTGATAGGCTCCAGAGCTCAGATCGGTAAAAATGTTCATGTGGGTGCCGGAGCTGTAATTGCAGGATTGTTGGAACCTCCCAATAAGACTCCTGTTATAATCGAAGATGAAGTTTTAATTGGAGCAAATGCTGTTGTCTTGGAAGGCGTCAGAGTAGGAAAAGGTTCTGTTGTTGCGGCAGGTTCTGTTGTTACAATGGATGTCCCTCCAAACAGTGTTGTTGCGGGGATACCTGCTAAATTTATAAAGGAAAAAGACAATAAAACAAAAAATAAAACTGCTATAGTAAAGGAAATAAGAGAATAA
- the dapB gene encoding 4-hydroxy-tetrahydrodipicolinate reductase, with protein sequence MIKTLINGYSGKMGTVLSNEITKDNEMELVGGISKHCRECFSDFKLYDDIFKFKDAVDMVIDFSHPSSLDSLLKFGLINNVPLVIGTTGLSDENFKNIKEAAKKIPIFYSANMSLGINLLLSLAKKAASFLGDSFDIEIVEMHHNKKIDSPSGTAYMIANEINKSFNEPKKYVFNRHERAEKRQKNEIGIHSIRGGTIVGEHSVLFLGEDEEVEIKHRALSKIVFAQGAIKAAKFIYKKSAGFYTMDDMLKNFTGREN encoded by the coding sequence ATGATTAAAACCCTTATAAATGGGTATTCAGGCAAAATGGGTACTGTGCTTTCTAATGAAATAACTAAGGATAATGAAATGGAACTTGTCGGTGGAATAAGCAAACACTGCAGAGAATGTTTTTCAGATTTTAAATTATATGATGATATTTTTAAATTTAAAGATGCTGTAGATATGGTTATAGATTTTTCTCACCCTTCAAGTTTAGATTCTCTTTTAAAATTCGGCTTGATAAATAACGTTCCGTTAGTTATTGGAACCACAGGATTGTCTGATGAAAATTTTAAAAATATAAAGGAAGCCGCAAAAAAGATTCCCATATTTTATTCTGCAAATATGTCTTTGGGAATAAATTTGCTCTTGTCTCTTGCAAAAAAAGCTGCTTCTTTTTTAGGTGACAGTTTTGATATAGAGATAGTGGAAATGCACCATAACAAAAAAATTGATTCTCCAAGCGGCACAGCTTATATGATCGCTAACGAAATAAATAAATCATTTAATGAGCCTAAGAAATATGTTTTTAACAGACATGAAAGAGCAGAGAAACGACAAAAAAATGAAATTGGAATTCATTCCATCCGAGGGGGAACAATAGTAGGAGAACATTCAGTTTTATTCCTTGGAGAGGATGAAGAAGTGGAAATAAAGCATCGAGCATTATCTAAAATAGTTTTTGCTCAAGGGGCTATTAAAGCTGCCAAATTCATATATAAAAAAAGCGCAGGATTTTATACTATGGATGATATGCTTAAAAACTTTACAGGAAGGGAGAATTAA
- the dapA gene encoding 4-hydroxy-tetrahydrodipicolinate synthase: protein MFKGSGVAIITPFKDGKINYDKFEELLEWHVKEKTDAIIVCGTTGESATLSDEEKKELIKFTVEKINKRIPVIAGTGSNNTAHCIELSKYAQKVGADGLLIVTPYYNKTTQKGLKEHYLAIAQEVNIPIIIYNVPSRTGLNILPKTLAELSEHPNIRGVKEASGNIAQVAEIARLCKNNFCIYSGNDDMVVPLLSLGGLGVISVVANILPRDTHDMVSSYLNGNLKKAKDLQLNMKPLIDALFIETNPIPIKEAMNLLGMDVGPLRLPLTSMVESNKKILMAEMKSYGLKI, encoded by the coding sequence ATGTTTAAAGGTTCAGGAGTAGCAATTATTACACCATTTAAAGATGGAAAAATAAACTATGACAAATTTGAAGAGTTACTTGAATGGCATGTTAAAGAAAAAACAGATGCCATAATTGTATGCGGTACTACAGGAGAATCTGCAACTCTTTCAGATGAAGAAAAAAAAGAACTCATAAAATTTACTGTTGAAAAAATAAATAAAAGAATTCCCGTTATCGCAGGAACCGGTTCCAACAATACGGCTCACTGTATCGAATTAAGTAAATATGCTCAAAAAGTTGGAGCCGACGGATTACTTATCGTAACCCCTTACTATAATAAAACTACTCAAAAAGGGCTGAAAGAACACTATTTAGCTATTGCACAGGAAGTAAATATTCCAATAATAATATACAATGTCCCCAGCAGAACAGGCCTTAATATTTTGCCGAAGACTTTAGCCGAGCTTTCAGAGCATCCAAATATAAGAGGAGTAAAAGAAGCCAGCGGAAATATCGCTCAAGTAGCTGAAATAGCAAGGCTGTGCAAAAATAATTTTTGTATCTATTCGGGAAATGATGATATGGTTGTACCTCTTCTATCCTTAGGAGGATTAGGCGTGATCTCCGTTGTTGCAAATATCCTTCCGAGAGATACTCATGATATGGTGTCCTCTTATCTTAACGGCAATCTCAAAAAAGCTAAAGACCTTCAATTAAATATGAAACCTTTAATTGACGCTTTATTCATTGAGACAAATCCAATTCCTATAAAGGAAGCTATGAATTTACTGGGAATGGATGTAGGTCCTTTAAGACTTCCTCTCACTTCTATGGTAGAATCGAACAAAAAAATTCTTATGGCTGAAATGAAATCCTATGGATTAAAGATATAG
- the asd gene encoding aspartate-semialdehyde dehydrogenase, with translation MKNYNIGIVGATGMVGRTFLKILEEKNFPIDHLYLFASSKSKGEKILFRSKEYVVEELNEDSFNKPIDIALFSAGGEISKKFAPIAKSKKIVVIDNSSTWRLYDDVPLVVPEVNPEDVLKHDYIISNPNCSTIQSVVPLKPLDDAYHIKRIIFSTYQAVSGSGVGGVKDLENGLKNIPPKKYPYPIAFNCLPHIDEFTDTGYTKEELKMIYETRKILHRNDLNITATTVRVPVMYSHSVSANVEFDKDFELEELVNVLRKAKGIILMDNPKENIYPMPIIAEGTDEVYVGRIRRDFSVKSGVNLWIVADNIRKGAATNTVQIAELLIKNQF, from the coding sequence ATGAAAAATTATAATATAGGAATAGTCGGTGCAACAGGCATGGTAGGAAGAACATTTTTGAAGATATTGGAAGAAAAAAATTTTCCCATTGACCACTTATATTTATTTGCTTCAAGTAAGTCAAAGGGAGAAAAAATATTATTTAGATCAAAAGAATATGTTGTAGAAGAATTAAATGAAGATTCTTTTAACAAACCTATAGATATAGCACTATTTTCTGCGGGAGGAGAAATAAGCAAAAAATTTGCACCTATAGCAAAAAGTAAAAAGATAGTAGTAATTGATAATAGCAGCACTTGGAGACTATATGATGATGTTCCTTTAGTAGTCCCCGAAGTAAATCCTGAGGATGTATTGAAACATGATTATATTATATCAAATCCAAATTGTTCAACAATTCAATCTGTGGTTCCGTTAAAACCTTTAGATGATGCTTATCATATAAAAAGAATTATATTTTCAACTTATCAAGCAGTTTCGGGTTCAGGAGTAGGTGGGGTAAAGGATTTAGAGAATGGATTAAAAAATATTCCGCCTAAAAAATATCCTTATCCCATTGCTTTTAATTGTCTTCCTCATATTGATGAATTTACTGATACAGGTTATACAAAGGAAGAACTGAAGATGATTTATGAAACGAGAAAAATACTTCATAGAAATGATTTAAATATTACCGCTACTACTGTAAGAGTACCTGTAATGTACAGCCATTCGGTTTCTGCCAATGTAGAATTTGATAAGGACTTTGAATTAGAAGAATTAGTCAATGTTTTAAGAAAGGCAAAAGGAATCATATTAATGGATAATCCTAAAGAAAATATATATCCTATGCCTATAATTGCAGAAGGTACCGATGAGGTTTATGTTGGAAGAATAAGAAGGGATTTCAGTGTAAAATCAGGGGTTAACTTATGGATTGTAGCAGATAATATAAGAAAAGGAGCTGCCACAAATACGGTTCAGATTGCAGAGCTTTTAATTAAAAATCAATTTTAG
- a CDS encoding type II CAAX endopeptidase family protein, whose product MNANSKPRIYQVNVFYLLVAFLLIFAGSYVQKREIYSGLVITEFLLILLPTVLFLLIKKSNFKKVLRLNKLSLKQILFIPLIVIFSYPVGTFLNYIVVAILSRFGEINTAAVPLPDNIRQLIISFFIIALSPGICEEVMFRGVMMSSYERFGKAKAILISALLFGLFHFNIQNFLGPVFLGIIFGIIVNKTNSIYSSIIAHTTNNTIALLIGYFFSDGTKNIGEESLSALKGYNLVIPGVTLGIAALLMGLIALRFIRALPEENEDLYLGELFTNSRVRVIEWLPLIVVLIFFVIFNYKIVFF is encoded by the coding sequence ATGAATGCTAATAGCAAACCAAGAATATACCAAGTAAATGTTTTTTATCTTTTAGTAGCTTTTCTCCTTATCTTTGCAGGTTCATATGTACAAAAAAGAGAAATCTATTCGGGACTTGTAATTACTGAGTTTTTATTAATACTACTTCCTACGGTCTTATTTTTATTGATTAAAAAATCTAATTTTAAAAAGGTATTAAGGCTTAATAAATTATCTCTTAAACAGATATTATTTATACCGTTAATAGTTATTTTTTCTTATCCTGTAGGAACTTTTTTAAATTACATAGTAGTTGCTATTTTGAGTAGATTTGGAGAAATAAATACAGCTGCTGTGCCACTTCCAGATAATATCAGACAGTTGATCATTAGCTTTTTTATTATTGCGCTTTCTCCGGGAATATGTGAAGAAGTAATGTTTCGAGGAGTTATGATGTCATCTTATGAAAGATTTGGGAAGGCAAAGGCAATATTAATTTCAGCATTGTTATTTGGATTGTTTCATTTTAATATTCAAAATTTTTTAGGACCGGTATTTTTGGGAATAATTTTCGGTATTATTGTAAATAAAACGAATTCTATTTATTCTTCAATTATTGCCCATACTACTAATAATACTATTGCATTATTAATCGGGTACTTTTTTTCTGATGGCACTAAAAACATTGGAGAAGAATCTTTAAGTGCTTTAAAGGGTTATAATTTGGTAATTCCAGGAGTTACTTTAGGAATAGCGGCTCTTTTAATGGGATTGATAGCTTTAAGATTTATAAGAGCATTACCTGAGGAAAATGAGGATTTGTATTTAGGAGAATTGTTTACTAACAGCAGAGTAAGAGTTATTGAGTGGTTACCACTTATTGTAGTTTTAATATTTTTTGTAATATTTAATTATAAGATTGTGTTTTTTTAG
- a CDS encoding small, acid-soluble spore protein, alpha/beta type encodes MNKKKDENKENHVIDEEKLKYEIAKELGLIEKINRVGWAGLTAKESGKIGGIITAMKKQKKNKSDLESK; translated from the coding sequence ATGAATAAAAAGAAAGATGAAAATAAGGAAAACCATGTAATAGATGAAGAAAAGCTAAAGTATGAAATAGCCAAGGAGTTGGGACTTATTGAAAAGATAAACAGAGTCGGCTGGGCAGGACTTACGGCAAAGGAATCGGGGAAAATAGGCGGAATTATTACAGCTATGAAAAAACAGAAGAAAAACAAATCTGACCTTGAATCAAAATGA
- a CDS encoding SIR2 family NAD-dependent protein deacylase: protein MVEKYYIEKAIKLIKESRKTFVLTGAGVSTESGIPDFRSPQTGLWEKVDPMEALSTTVLYNNPRKFYKEGFKMLLGMTGAEPNKAHLALAEMERKGYIKGIVTQNIDNLHQKAGSKYVLEVHGNTREGSCLNCKNKVKLDVINNKVNKGEIPPRCDACGGILRPDVVFFGDMLPEDFSIAQEEVGTSDLLIVVGSSLVVSPVNYLPQLVKKLIIINIGSTPFDRRADLCIQGKAGEVLDEILKGLDKE from the coding sequence ATGGTAGAAAAATACTATATTGAAAAAGCCATTAAATTAATAAAAGAATCAAGAAAGACTTTTGTTTTGACAGGAGCAGGGGTATCTACTGAAAGTGGAATTCCAGATTTCAGAAGCCCTCAAACGGGACTTTGGGAAAAAGTAGACCCAATGGAAGCTTTGTCTACTACCGTGTTATATAATAATCCAAGGAAGTTTTATAAAGAAGGATTTAAAATGTTATTAGGAATGACCGGTGCAGAACCTAATAAAGCTCACTTAGCGTTGGCAGAAATGGAGAGAAAAGGATATATAAAAGGAATAGTAACCCAAAACATTGATAATCTCCACCAGAAGGCAGGTTCAAAATATGTATTGGAAGTTCACGGAAATACAAGAGAGGGAAGCTGTTTAAACTGTAAAAATAAAGTGAAATTAGATGTAATTAATAACAAGGTAAATAAAGGAGAAATTCCTCCCAGATGTGATGCATGCGGAGGAATACTAAGACCTGACGTAGTATTTTTTGGAGATATGCTTCCTGAGGATTTTAGCATTGCTCAGGAAGAGGTAGGTACTTCGGATTTGCTCATTGTGGTTGGTTCAAGTCTTGTAGTTTCTCCTGTAAATTATCTTCCTCAATTGGTTAAAAAATTGATTATAATAAATATAGGTTCTACGCCTTTTGATAGAAGAGCCGATCTTTGTATTCAAGGGAAAGCAGGAGAAGTTTTGGATGAGATATTAAAGGGTTTGGACAAGGAGTAA